The Beijerinckiaceae bacterium RH AL1 genome has a segment encoding these proteins:
- a CDS encoding hypothetical protein (ID:RHAL1_03003;~conserved protein of unknown function;~source:Prodigal:2.6), translated as MRLCSGVYPDEDGLVACMKQNRAALTTLCRIAFDAGIKRRHL; from the coding sequence ATGCGCCTGTGCAGCGGCGTCTATCCGGACGAGGATGGGCTCGTCGCCTGCATGAAGCAGAACCGCGCCGCCCTCACCACGCTCTGCCGCATCGCCTTCGATGCCGGCATAAAGCGGCGGCATCTCTAG
- a CDS encoding GNAT family acetyltransferase (ID:RHAL1_03004;~source:Prodigal:2.6), translating into MARDPYGQEIGEPLAGWTPPPPPPREAIVGRYCRLEPLDAVRHGADLFSAYAAAPDARDWTYLPLERPADVDGLRALVAAQALSRDPLHFAVVDGAGGRAVGMAALMRIDPGNGVIEVGHINFAPALKRTRAGTEAIFLFMRRAFALGYRRFEWKCDSLNAPSRRAALRYGFTFEGIFRQAVVTKGRNRDTAWYAIIDRDWPRIAGAFEAWLAPENFDEAGVQRRPLAAQAAGSR; encoded by the coding sequence ATGGCGCGCGATCCCTACGGCCAGGAGATCGGCGAGCCGCTCGCCGGCTGGACGCCGCCGCCGCCGCCGCCGCGCGAGGCGATCGTCGGGCGCTACTGCCGCCTCGAGCCGCTCGATGCCGTCCGCCACGGCGCCGACCTCTTTTCGGCCTATGCCGCGGCGCCCGACGCGCGCGACTGGACCTACCTGCCGCTCGAGCGCCCCGCCGACGTCGACGGCCTGCGCGCGCTCGTCGCGGCGCAGGCGCTATCGCGCGACCCCCTGCATTTCGCGGTCGTCGACGGCGCCGGCGGCCGCGCCGTCGGCATGGCGGCGCTGATGCGGATCGATCCCGGCAACGGCGTCATCGAGGTCGGGCACATCAACTTCGCGCCCGCGCTCAAGCGGACGCGGGCCGGCACGGAAGCGATCTTCCTGTTCATGCGCCGCGCCTTTGCGCTCGGCTACCGCCGCTTCGAGTGGAAGTGCGACAGCCTCAACGCGCCCTCGCGCCGCGCCGCGCTGCGCTACGGCTTCACCTTCGAGGGCATCTTTCGGCAGGCCGTCGTCACAAAAGGCCGCAACCGCGACACCGCCTGGTACGCCATCATCGATCGCGACTGGCCGCGCATCGCCGGCGCCTTCGAGGCGTGGCTCGCGCCGGAGAACTTCGATGAGGCCGGGGTGCAGCGGCGGCCGCTGGCGGCGCAGGCCGCCGGGTCTCGTTAA
- a CDS encoding Heme oxygenase (source:Prodigal:2.6;~ID:RHAL1_03005), with amino-acid sequence MTLTHIDDASSSTTSSSTEPAGGFAGRLRDETAAVHREAERAGVIADLIRNRATRDSYVLFLRSLVPAYAALEAALAQAPDSPLVAAFAAPGLARLPALTRDLAALAGPDWATRCAVLPQAAAYGAAIADARDDVPALAAHAYARYLGDLSGGQILKPVLARNLGLGPEALGFYDFPALADPAETRLAMRAALDTVPVASATADRIVAEAIAAFRHNIAVSEAVQRAVAG; translated from the coding sequence ATGACCCTCACCCACATCGACGACGCGTCTTCCTCCACCACGTCTTCCTCCACCGAGCCCGCCGGCGGCTTCGCCGGCCGCCTGCGCGACGAGACGGCGGCCGTGCATCGCGAGGCCGAACGGGCCGGGGTCATCGCCGATCTCATCCGCAACCGCGCGACGCGGGACAGCTACGTGCTGTTCCTGCGCAGCCTCGTCCCCGCCTATGCCGCGCTCGAGGCCGCGTTGGCGCAGGCCCCCGACTCGCCGCTCGTCGCGGCCTTCGCGGCGCCCGGCCTCGCCCGCCTGCCGGCATTGACGCGCGACCTCGCCGCGCTCGCAGGCCCTGACTGGGCGACCCGCTGCGCCGTGTTGCCGCAGGCCGCGGCCTACGGTGCCGCCATCGCCGATGCCCGCGACGATGTCCCGGCGCTCGCGGCGCATGCCTATGCGAGATATCTCGGCGACCTCAGCGGCGGGCAGATCCTGAAGCCCGTCCTCGCGCGCAACCTCGGCCTCGGGCCGGAGGCGCTCGGCTTCTACGACTTCCCGGCACTCGCCGATCCCGCCGAGACCAGACTCGCGATGCGCGCGGCGCTCGACACGGTGCCCGTCGCGTCCGCGACGGCGGACCGGATCGTCGCCGAGGCGATCGCCGCCTTCCGCCACAACATCGCGGTGTCCGAGGCCGTGCAGCGCGCGGTCGCCGGCTGA